One Vibrio taketomensis DNA window includes the following coding sequences:
- the gspD gene encoding type II secretion system secretin GspD, whose amino-acid sequence MKHWLKKSAWILAASLAASPMANASDYSASFKGTDIQEFINIVGRNLEKTIIVEPSVRGKIDVRSYDTLNEEQYYSFFLNVLEVYGYAVVEMDNGVLKVIKAKDAKTSAVPVVGDGHVKGDEVVTRVVAVRNVSVRELAPLLRQLNDNAGAGNVVHYDPANIILITGRAAVVNRLADIIKRVDQAGDKSIEVVDLKNASAAEMVRIVDALNKSSDNKNTPEFLQPKLVADDRTNAVLISGDPQVRSRLRKLIQQLDVEMATRGNNQVVYLKYAKAEELVDVLKGVSDNLQAEQAAGAGKPKSSGNEVVIAAHPATNALVLTAPPSIMTALQNVIAQLDIRRAQVLIEALIVEMAEGDGINLGVQWGSLETGATIQYSNTGAPIGQVLVGLEEAEDQTTTEYYFDSNGNRVPTTVTESGDYSTLASALSGVNGAAVSLVMGDWTALLTAVSSDSNSNILSSPSITVMDNGEASFIVGEEVPVLTGSTAGSNNDNPFQTVDRKEVGIKLKVVPQINEGNSVQLNIEQEVSNVLGANGAVDVRFAKRQLNTSVIVEDGQMIVLGGLIDERALESESKVPILGDIPVLGHLFKSTSTQVEKKNLMVFIKPTIIRDGVTADGITQRKYNFIRAEQLYKSEQGLKLMDDSHIPVLPEFGKDRQHPAEIQAFIDQMESK is encoded by the coding sequence TTGAAACATTGGCTTAAAAAAAGCGCATGGATTTTGGCTGCATCGTTAGCCGCATCGCCAATGGCAAACGCCAGCGATTATAGCGCCAGCTTTAAAGGCACGGATATTCAAGAGTTTATTAATATCGTTGGTCGTAACCTTGAAAAAACCATCATTGTTGAGCCTTCAGTGCGCGGCAAAATTGATGTGCGCAGCTACGATACGCTGAATGAAGAGCAGTACTACAGCTTCTTCTTAAATGTGCTGGAAGTGTATGGCTACGCCGTGGTTGAAATGGATAACGGCGTTTTAAAAGTCATTAAAGCCAAAGACGCGAAAACATCGGCGGTTCCGGTTGTGGGTGATGGCCACGTGAAAGGCGATGAAGTTGTCACGCGTGTTGTTGCGGTGCGTAATGTTTCGGTACGTGAATTGGCGCCATTGCTGCGCCAGCTCAACGACAATGCGGGTGCAGGTAACGTCGTTCATTATGACCCAGCCAATATCATTCTGATCACTGGCCGTGCTGCGGTGGTGAACCGTCTTGCTGACATCATTAAGCGTGTTGACCAAGCGGGTGATAAATCCATTGAAGTGGTTGATTTAAAAAATGCTTCTGCAGCAGAAATGGTGCGTATTGTTGATGCGCTGAATAAGAGTAGTGACAATAAAAACACCCCAGAGTTTTTACAACCTAAGCTGGTGGCGGATGATCGTACCAACGCCGTATTAATCTCTGGTGATCCACAAGTTCGTTCGCGTCTGCGCAAGCTGATTCAGCAGTTAGATGTGGAAATGGCAACTCGTGGTAATAACCAAGTGGTCTACCTCAAATACGCCAAAGCGGAAGAATTAGTTGATGTGCTGAAAGGCGTATCAGACAACTTGCAAGCAGAACAAGCCGCAGGTGCAGGCAAGCCGAAATCATCGGGTAATGAGGTCGTGATTGCCGCTCACCCGGCAACGAATGCACTTGTGCTGACCGCGCCACCGTCAATTATGACGGCATTACAAAATGTCATTGCTCAGTTGGATATTCGCCGCGCACAAGTATTGATTGAAGCGTTGATCGTTGAAATGGCCGAGGGTGATGGTATCAATCTTGGTGTGCAGTGGGGCTCTCTAGAGACTGGCGCAACTATTCAATACAGCAATACAGGCGCGCCAATTGGTCAAGTTCTCGTTGGTTTGGAAGAAGCTGAAGATCAAACTACGACAGAATATTACTTTGATAGTAATGGTAATCGAGTTCCTACTACGGTGACTGAATCTGGTGATTACAGCACCCTAGCGTCTGCTCTGTCAGGGGTAAACGGTGCGGCAGTCAGCTTGGTAATGGGTGATTGGACAGCGTTGTTAACGGCAGTGTCTAGCGACTCTAACTCCAATATTTTGTCTTCACCAAGTATCACCGTAATGGATAACGGCGAAGCGTCATTTATTGTGGGTGAAGAAGTGCCCGTTTTGACAGGCTCGACGGCGGGTTCGAACAACGACAATCCATTCCAAACCGTGGATCGTAAAGAAGTGGGTATCAAGCTAAAAGTGGTACCACAAATTAACGAAGGTAACTCAGTACAACTGAACATCGAGCAAGAAGTATCGAACGTGTTGGGTGCCAACGGTGCGGTAGATGTGCGTTTTGCTAAGCGTCAATTGAATACTTCCGTGATTGTTGAAGATGGCCAAATGATCGTGTTGGGTGGTCTGATTGATGAGCGTGCGCTTGAGAGTGAATCGAAAGTGCCAATTTTGGGTGATATTCCAGTATTGGGTCACCTGTTCAAATCAACCAGCACACAAGTTGAGAAGAAAAACCTGATGGTGTTTATCAAGCCTACGATTATTCGTGATGGCGTGACAGCGGATGGTATTACGCAGCGCAAGTACAACTTTATTCGTGCGGAACAGCTGTACAAATCTGAGCAAGGTTTGAAGTTGATGGATGATAGCCATATTCCTGTATTGCCAGAGTTTGGTAAGGATCGCCAACATCCAGCCGAAATTCAGGCGTTTATCGATCAAATGGAAAGCAAATAA
- the gspE gene encoding type II secretion system ATPase GspE, with protein sequence MVVEPMSAYRRLPFSFANRFNLVLEQGEAGLVLNYVAPLSLEALLEVRRVLAASFVTQAVSKDEFERKLTQVYQRDSSEARQLMEDIGADEDFFSLAEDLPHDEDLLESEDDAPIIKLINAMLGEAIKEGASDIHIETFEKSLSIRFRVDGILRDVLSPSRKLAPLLVSRVKVMAKLDIAEKRVPQDGRISLRIGGRAVDVRVSTMPSSHGERVVMRLLDKNATRLDLHSLGMKPEIHQQFRKMIERPHGIILVTGPTGSGKSTTLYAGLQELNSNERNILTVEDPIEFDIDGIGQTQVNPRVDMTFARGLRAILRQDPDVVMVGEIRDLETAQIAVQASLTGHLVMSTLHTNTAIGAITRLRDMGIEPFLISSSLLGVLAQRLVRTLCSCKQAYSADNAQKAWFGLAADQELTLYKPHGCDKCAGKGYRGRTGIHELLVIDEQVQELIHQEAGEQAIERAIRHTIPAIRQDGLDKVRQGITSLEEVLRVTKES encoded by the coding sequence ATGGTAGTTGAGCCGATGAGTGCCTATCGACGTTTGCCATTTAGCTTTGCCAATCGTTTTAACTTAGTGTTGGAGCAAGGAGAGGCAGGGCTTGTCCTCAATTATGTGGCGCCTTTGTCACTTGAAGCTCTGCTGGAAGTTCGTCGAGTGTTGGCCGCAAGCTTTGTAACTCAAGCGGTAAGCAAAGACGAGTTCGAACGCAAGCTAACTCAAGTGTACCAACGTGACTCATCGGAAGCGCGTCAATTAATGGAAGACATTGGCGCAGATGAGGACTTTTTCTCCTTGGCAGAAGACTTGCCACACGATGAAGATTTGCTGGAATCGGAAGATGATGCGCCGATCATCAAATTGATTAACGCCATGCTTGGCGAAGCGATCAAAGAAGGTGCATCGGATATCCATATCGAGACGTTTGAGAAAAGTTTGTCGATTCGCTTCCGTGTTGATGGCATTTTGCGTGATGTATTGTCACCAAGTCGTAAACTCGCACCGCTGCTGGTTTCGCGCGTTAAAGTTATGGCGAAGCTCGATATTGCCGAAAAACGAGTACCACAAGATGGCCGTATTTCATTACGTATCGGTGGGCGAGCGGTGGATGTGCGTGTTTCGACGATGCCTTCATCGCATGGCGAGCGAGTGGTGATGCGTCTGCTCGATAAAAACGCGACACGTCTTGATCTGCATAGTTTGGGTATGAAACCTGAGATTCATCAGCAGTTCCGCAAAATGATCGAGCGCCCACATGGCATTATTCTGGTTACTGGCCCAACGGGTTCCGGTAAATCGACCACCCTGTATGCGGGTTTGCAAGAGCTTAATAGCAATGAGCGCAATATCCTGACGGTGGAAGACCCAATTGAGTTTGATATCGACGGCATCGGTCAAACCCAAGTGAACCCGCGTGTTGATATGACTTTTGCGCGCGGTTTACGCGCTATTCTTCGTCAAGATCCAGATGTGGTGATGGTCGGTGAGATCCGCGACTTAGAGACTGCACAAATTGCGGTACAAGCCTCGCTGACGGGCCACTTGGTCATGTCGACATTGCACACCAATACCGCTATTGGTGCGATCACGCGTTTGCGTGATATGGGTATCGAACCATTTCTGATTTCTTCTTCGCTGCTTGGTGTCTTGGCACAACGCTTGGTGCGTACCTTGTGTTCCTGTAAACAAGCTTATTCGGCCGATAACGCGCAAAAAGCTTGGTTTGGTTTGGCGGCGGATCAAGAGCTGACACTGTATAAACCGCATGGTTGTGATAAGTGCGCTGGTAAAGGCTATCGTGGCCGAACAGGTATTCATGAATTGTTGGTGATTGATGAGCAAGTGCAAGAGCTGATCCATCAAGAAGCGGGTGAACAAGCGATTGAACGCGCGATTCGCCATACCATCCCTGCGATTCGTCAAGATGGTTTAGACAAAGTACGTCAGGGCATTACTTCCCTTGAAGAAGTGCTGCGAGTTACGAAGGAAAGCTAA
- the gspF gene encoding type II secretion system inner membrane protein GspF, which produces MAAFEYKALNAQGKAQKGVMEGDNARQVRSRLKEQGLVPVDVIPTRSKANTKSEPSVLTFKRGISTPDLALITRQLSTLVQSGMPLEECLRAVAEQSEKARIRTMMVAVRAKVLEGHTLADGFADYPHIFDELFRSMVAAGEKSGHLDTVLERLAEYVENRQKMRSKLQQTLIYPVVLVVFAIGIVAFLLASVVPKIVGQFIQMGQELPFSTQVLLAASDFVGHWWLHIFIAILALVYLSRVALSKASVRLSWDRKVIHMPVIGKIARGLNTARFARTLSICTSSSIPILEGMRVAVDVMSNQFVKQQVLQAADRVREGSSLRKALDQTKLFPPMMLHMIASGEQSGELESMLTRAADNQDSNFESLVNISLGIFTPLMIALMAGLVLFIVMATMMPILEMNNLISG; this is translated from the coding sequence ATGGCGGCGTTTGAATACAAGGCGCTCAATGCCCAAGGTAAAGCTCAGAAAGGGGTGATGGAAGGTGACAATGCGCGCCAAGTCCGCAGCCGTTTGAAAGAGCAAGGTTTAGTCCCGGTTGATGTGATTCCAACTCGCAGCAAAGCCAACACTAAATCGGAGCCTTCGGTGCTTACCTTTAAGCGTGGTATCAGCACGCCAGACTTAGCGCTGATCACACGTCAATTGTCGACGCTTGTGCAATCAGGCATGCCCTTGGAAGAGTGCTTACGTGCCGTTGCCGAACAATCGGAAAAAGCACGCATTCGTACCATGATGGTGGCGGTGCGTGCGAAGGTGCTTGAAGGTCATACATTAGCTGACGGTTTTGCTGATTACCCGCATATCTTTGATGAACTGTTTCGCTCGATGGTGGCGGCCGGTGAGAAGTCGGGCCATTTAGATACGGTATTAGAACGCTTAGCCGAGTATGTGGAAAATCGCCAAAAGATGCGCAGTAAACTGCAGCAAACCTTGATATATCCGGTGGTCTTGGTGGTGTTTGCGATTGGTATTGTGGCGTTTTTGCTTGCCTCTGTGGTGCCAAAAATTGTTGGTCAGTTTATTCAAATGGGCCAAGAGTTGCCATTTTCGACTCAAGTGTTATTAGCGGCGAGTGACTTTGTTGGGCACTGGTGGCTACATATCTTTATTGCGATTCTTGCATTGGTTTACTTGTCCCGAGTGGCGTTGTCGAAAGCGAGTGTGCGATTGAGTTGGGATCGCAAAGTCATACATATGCCGGTGATTGGCAAAATTGCTCGCGGTCTGAATACGGCGCGCTTTGCTCGCACGCTGTCTATCTGTACTTCAAGCTCGATTCCTATTTTGGAAGGGATGCGGGTTGCGGTCGATGTGATGTCAAATCAGTTCGTAAAACAGCAAGTGTTGCAAGCGGCTGATCGTGTCCGTGAGGGCAGCAGTCTGCGCAAAGCTCTTGACCAAACCAAGCTGTTTCCACCAATGATGCTGCATATGATTGCTTCCGGTGAACAAAGTGGTGAACTAGAAAGTATGTTGACGCGAGCGGCGGATAACCAAGACAGTAACTTTGAATCTTTGGTGAATATTTCACTGGGCATTTTTACCCCGTTGATGATCGCACTAATGGCTGGCCTGGTGTTGTTTATCGTCATGGCAACCATGATGCCGATTTTAGAAATGAATAACTTAATTAGTGGTTAA
- the gspG gene encoding type II secretion system major pseudopilin GspG encodes MKHSRSKKQSGFTLLELMVVVAILAILASVVAPNLLGSKDTAAQKKAAVDIKALETALDTYRLNHNVYPTTDQGLEALVTEPSNPTPKNYPQDGYIKRLPQDPWGNDYQYLSPGDKGTIDVFTFGADGQEGGEGVNADIGNWNLQDFQ; translated from the coding sequence ATGAAACACTCACGCAGTAAAAAACAATCTGGCTTTACTCTATTAGAACTGATGGTGGTCGTTGCCATTCTTGCGATTCTTGCCAGTGTGGTTGCCCCTAACTTACTCGGTAGCAAAGATACTGCGGCGCAGAAGAAAGCAGCAGTAGATATTAAAGCGTTAGAGACGGCGCTCGATACTTATCGTTTAAATCACAATGTTTACCCTACAACAGACCAAGGTTTAGAGGCATTGGTTACTGAGCCTAGCAATCCAACGCCAAAGAACTACCCGCAAGATGGTTACATCAAGCGTCTACCACAAGACCCATGGGGCAACGATTATCAATACCTAAGCCCTGGTGACAAAGGAACGATTGATGTCTTTACCTTTGGTGCCGATGGTCAAGAAGGTGGTGAAGGCGTGAATGCCGATATTGGCAACTGGAACCTACAAGATTTCCAATAA
- the gspH gene encoding type II secretion system minor pseudopilin GspH: MSKNAGFTLLELLLVITIIAFSASMVVFMLPTNQSDEAKQQANVLWHRMQLLSEEALLSGRDYGLRVDTEKKRYYLQQLDSQGWQPLQLERMPYENDISQDLTLEFQLGGSVWQDQQRLFEPTSLFDEEMFAEFEDKKVLPLPQVFLMSSGEVTPFSIAIYPKGEKPEQSAWHLVAKENGELLLLAPGETDEQQ, from the coding sequence ATGTCAAAAAATGCCGGCTTTACGCTTTTAGAACTACTGCTTGTTATCACCATTATTGCCTTTAGTGCGTCAATGGTGGTGTTTATGCTTCCAACCAATCAAAGCGATGAGGCCAAACAACAAGCGAATGTGCTTTGGCATCGCATGCAACTTTTAAGTGAAGAAGCATTGCTTAGCGGGCGTGATTATGGCTTGCGAGTGGATACAGAAAAAAAACGTTATTACTTGCAGCAGCTCGATTCCCAAGGCTGGCAACCCCTGCAATTAGAACGCATGCCTTACGAAAATGACATCAGCCAAGATTTAACTTTAGAGTTCCAACTTGGCGGATCGGTTTGGCAAGATCAGCAGCGTTTGTTTGAACCCACATCGCTCTTTGATGAGGAGATGTTTGCGGAATTTGAGGATAAAAAAGTTCTTCCTTTGCCACAAGTTTTCTTGATGTCGAGCGGAGAAGTCACACCATTTTCTATTGCCATTTATCCTAAAGGAGAAAAGCCAGAGCAATCAGCTTGGCACCTAGTGGCAAAAGAAAATGGAGAGTTGCTATTACTGGCGCCTGGAGAGACGGATGAACAGCAGTAA
- the gspI gene encoding type II secretion system minor pseudopilin GspI, producing the protein MNSSKRGFTLLEVLAAVAIFALSAMALIRSVGQHVNTLTLMEEKAFAAMVVDNQMAKVMLDPQGLKTQSGKETLAEREWFWRVKTVATPGGLIQAFDVEVARSVNGKAIASVRSYVPK; encoded by the coding sequence ATGAACAGCAGTAAGCGTGGGTTTACCTTACTCGAAGTGTTAGCGGCAGTGGCTATTTTTGCCCTTTCCGCGATGGCACTGATTCGCTCCGTGGGGCAGCATGTGAATACGCTGACCTTAATGGAGGAAAAAGCGTTTGCAGCGATGGTGGTGGATAACCAGATGGCCAAAGTGATGTTAGACCCGCAAGGGCTAAAAACTCAAAGTGGTAAAGAGACGTTGGCGGAGCGCGAGTGGTTTTGGCGAGTCAAAACCGTAGCGACGCCTGGTGGGTTAATTCAGGCTTTTGATGTTGAGGTTGCACGCTCGGTCAATGGCAAAGCGATTGCGTCGGTGAGAAGTTATGTACCGAAATAA
- the gspJ gene encoding type II secretion system minor pseudopilin GspJ, with product MYRNKRSLVIKPMYKKTLGFTLLEVLVSMAIFAFLAIGAQQVLSQIYRSDQVSLQRGERLKTLQRAMVYMDNDFRQMALRQMRTNGEEPSEQLLLWGDGVLDSDLKGVMFARRGWLNPAQQFPRGEVTKVGYRVKDQVLERVWWHYADTPVGQEGMVMPLMDQVEQFDMRFWDGEAWLRSWDKPLALPKAVEVRLMLTDYGEISRIYLTGGGSLAAGSRDDS from the coding sequence ATGTACCGAAATAAGCGTAGCCTAGTGATAAAACCGATGTACAAAAAAACGCTGGGCTTCACCTTACTGGAAGTGCTGGTCTCGATGGCTATTTTTGCATTTTTGGCCATTGGTGCGCAGCAGGTATTGAGTCAGATCTATCGTAGTGACCAAGTCTCTTTGCAGCGAGGTGAGCGACTAAAAACGTTGCAGCGTGCCATGGTATACATGGATAACGACTTTCGCCAGATGGCTCTTCGTCAGATGCGTACCAATGGTGAAGAACCCAGTGAGCAATTGTTGCTTTGGGGTGATGGTGTTCTGGATTCTGATCTAAAGGGCGTAATGTTTGCTCGTCGTGGTTGGCTTAATCCGGCGCAGCAGTTTCCTCGAGGAGAGGTAACTAAAGTTGGTTATCGCGTTAAGGACCAAGTGCTGGAGCGCGTGTGGTGGCATTACGCTGATACGCCGGTTGGTCAAGAGGGCATGGTAATGCCACTGATGGACCAAGTGGAACAATTTGATATGCGCTTTTGGGATGGTGAAGCATGGCTTCGTTCTTGGGATAAACCATTGGCCTTGCCTAAAGCGGTGGAAGTGCGTTTGATGCTGACTGACTACGGTGAAATATCGCGAATTTATTTAACTGGTGGCGGCTCTTTAGCCGCAGGAAGTCGTGATGATAGTTAA
- the gspK gene encoding type II secretion system minor pseudopilin GspK: protein MIVKQRGVALLVILMLLAMMTAVAATMSERLFGQFKRSTNQINYQQAYWYAIGAEALAIKGLEESYRDSDTINLSQPWALEEQSYPLDYGTLSGKLIDRQACFNLNGLIEANAANNSQAVPYLVTALQSLLKEIGVDSYEAEIVAHSAWEFVDRNNVVDSVTGVEDSQYESMSPAYMAPNSALADESEFRAINQVSGEVMQLAQPYLCALPTTEFRLNVNTISVDHAVLLSALFSEQLSVENARKILEDRPFDGWNSVDDFLAEPQLSSLNDAIKNQVKAYLTVDSAYFELDAQIVVQQSQVRIRSLLFSENRKTATVISRRFGGIGERELNRSTE, encoded by the coding sequence ATGATAGTTAAACAACGCGGTGTCGCATTACTAGTTATTTTGATGTTGTTGGCGATGATGACGGCTGTCGCGGCGACTATGTCTGAGCGCTTGTTCGGGCAATTTAAACGTTCAACGAATCAAATTAATTATCAGCAAGCTTATTGGTATGCAATTGGTGCAGAAGCTCTTGCTATTAAAGGCCTGGAGGAGAGTTATCGTGATAGTGACACGATTAACCTATCCCAACCTTGGGCATTGGAAGAGCAAAGCTACCCGCTTGATTATGGCACCTTGAGTGGCAAACTGATTGATCGCCAAGCGTGTTTTAATCTGAATGGTTTAATTGAGGCTAATGCTGCAAATAATAGCCAAGCGGTGCCCTATTTAGTCACCGCGTTGCAGTCGTTATTGAAAGAAATCGGAGTGGATAGCTATGAGGCAGAGATTGTGGCGCATTCCGCTTGGGAATTTGTTGACCGCAACAATGTCGTGGATTCAGTGACTGGTGTGGAAGATAGCCAGTATGAGTCAATGTCACCAGCTTATATGGCGCCCAATAGCGCCTTAGCCGATGAAAGTGAGTTTCGCGCTATCAATCAAGTATCTGGTGAGGTTATGCAGTTGGCTCAACCTTATTTGTGTGCGCTGCCCACCACGGAGTTCCGTCTCAATGTGAATACTATTTCGGTTGATCATGCGGTGTTGCTATCTGCATTGTTTAGTGAGCAACTGAGCGTCGAAAACGCGAGAAAAATTTTAGAAGACCGCCCTTTTGATGGCTGGAATAGTGTCGATGACTTTTTAGCTGAGCCTCAGCTATCGAGCTTAAATGATGCGATAAAGAATCAAGTAAAAGCCTATCTCACCGTGGATAGCGCATATTTTGAATTGGACGCGCAAATAGTAGTGCAACAATCGCAAGTGCGAATTCGTAGTTTACTGTTTAGCGAAAATAGGAAAACTGCAACGGTGATCAGCCGTCGCTTTGGAGGAATCGGTGAGCGAGAGCTTAATCGTTCGACTGAGTAA
- the gspL gene encoding type II secretion system protein GspL, with the protein MSESLIVRLSNNRQASTQWLVWSDSLQQVIASGELSAEQSLSELEQYAEQRKTYVLLNCADVLLKQVSIPAGGVRQFDSMLPYLIEDDVAQDVEALHFTVLAKQGDQAFVAAVDKAWLKNQLEQLTLAGCQVVKVMPDALALPQIDGISAVEIAGYWLLKKSSYQALAVESDWLAMVAQSDWVKQDSQWLSLEAYSTLPELALASEQHWQQVQPHLVMQLLAEGALSSKINLLTGEFKSKSSLIKHLKVWRNAAIAAGVLLVVLFAQYFVQAQQAEQQADVYRAESERIFRSVMAKSKIPTTSYLKREMDNEVKRLSNGVGEDSVLTWLVALPVAVKNVANFEITALTFDSQRKEIKLEARSKDFQAFEQARSQLEQQFVVEQGQLNKSKGFVTGSFVLKQQ; encoded by the coding sequence GTGAGCGAGAGCTTAATCGTTCGACTGAGTAATAATCGCCAGGCCAGCACACAGTGGTTAGTTTGGTCTGATAGCCTGCAACAAGTTATCGCTAGCGGTGAGTTGAGTGCGGAGCAGAGTTTATCTGAACTTGAGCAATATGCAGAGCAGCGTAAAACGTATGTGTTGCTGAATTGCGCCGATGTACTGCTAAAACAGGTGAGTATTCCAGCTGGTGGTGTGCGTCAGTTTGATTCGATGTTGCCGTATTTAATTGAAGATGACGTCGCACAAGACGTTGAGGCATTACATTTCACCGTACTGGCAAAACAGGGTGACCAAGCGTTTGTTGCTGCCGTTGATAAAGCTTGGCTGAAAAATCAATTAGAACAGCTGACTCTGGCAGGTTGCCAAGTGGTCAAAGTGATGCCAGATGCCCTCGCATTACCTCAAATTGACGGTATTAGTGCGGTTGAAATTGCAGGCTATTGGTTGCTGAAAAAATCAAGTTACCAAGCGCTTGCAGTGGAGTCTGATTGGTTGGCGATGGTTGCGCAGTCTGATTGGGTGAAGCAGGATAGCCAGTGGTTATCACTCGAGGCGTATTCTACTCTACCTGAGCTTGCATTGGCGTCAGAACAGCACTGGCAACAAGTGCAACCGCATCTAGTGATGCAATTGCTTGCCGAAGGTGCCTTGAGCAGCAAAATTAATTTGTTGACGGGTGAGTTTAAGTCGAAATCTTCATTAATTAAGCACCTAAAGGTATGGCGCAATGCGGCTATTGCTGCTGGAGTGTTGCTGGTGGTGCTATTTGCGCAATATTTTGTTCAAGCCCAGCAGGCCGAACAACAAGCCGATGTCTATCGCGCTGAAAGTGAACGTATTTTCCGTAGTGTGATGGCTAAAAGTAAAATCCCCACGACCAGTTACCTCAAACGTGAGATGGACAATGAAGTGAAGCGTCTATCCAATGGCGTTGGTGAAGATTCTGTATTGACGTGGTTGGTGGCGTTGCCTGTTGCCGTGAAAAACGTGGCCAATTTTGAGATCACTGCGCTGACGTTTGATAGTCAACGCAAAGAAATTAAGCTCGAAGCACGCAGTAAAGACTTTCAGGCATTTGAGCAAGCGCGTAGCCAATTAGAGCAACAGTTTGTTGTCGAGCAAGGCCAGCTGAATAAATCGAAGGGCTTTGTGACTGGCAGCTTTGTCTTGAAGCAGCAGTGA
- a CDS encoding type II secretion system protein M: MNKVINSLQIWWSKISRREQHLVSVGGAVLLLGVLYWAIYQPMIARAEQAQLRLNSEKQLLTWVKDKADRIVALRGSGAKALSPLPFNQALSSSARRFNVELVRMQPRGNEMQVWVQPLPFNQLVNWIEYMQSNHGIDVLFIDVDKNALTGVVDVKRLQLVKG; the protein is encoded by the coding sequence ATGAATAAAGTAATAAATTCACTGCAGATCTGGTGGTCAAAAATTTCGCGACGTGAGCAACACTTAGTGTCAGTCGGTGGTGCCGTACTGTTATTGGGCGTGCTGTACTGGGCGATTTATCAGCCGATGATTGCTCGAGCAGAACAAGCACAATTACGTTTAAACAGTGAAAAGCAGCTATTAACGTGGGTGAAAGACAAAGCTGACCGTATCGTGGCGTTGCGAGGTAGCGGTGCTAAAGCGCTGTCACCATTGCCATTTAACCAAGCTCTTTCATCATCTGCACGCCGTTTTAATGTGGAGCTGGTGCGCATGCAGCCTCGTGGTAATGAGATGCAAGTATGGGTGCAGCCATTACCGTTCAACCAATTGGTGAATTGGATTGAATACATGCAATCTAACCATGGTATTGATGTGTTGTTTATTGATGTCGACAAGAATGCACTGACTGGCGTGGTGGATGTGAAGAGACTGCAGCTAGTGAAAGGGTAA
- a CDS encoding type II secretion system protein N, which produces MKKLILAVLLVVTFLISALVHLPVQVVLNYLPLPPQLSLTAASGTLWQGQVQQLKWQRYNFGQVSWQLQPSKLFSGKVQASVRLGRGNPWQLRARGVVGYGFSGAYAQTVIASMPAKEVLKFAPRLPVPIDISGQLELSIASVQYAAPYCQSGQGNLVWNTDKIGTPLAELEVGPVVADFTCDNSQIKVVGKQQSEQVQSGFNLDLMSNRSYTTTAWFKPQAEMPSEFTQQLKWLSQPDNQGRYQFTYRGRI; this is translated from the coding sequence ATGAAGAAGTTGATACTGGCCGTTTTGCTGGTGGTTACTTTTCTGATTAGTGCGCTGGTGCATTTGCCAGTGCAAGTGGTGTTAAATTATCTGCCGTTGCCACCACAACTCAGTCTGACGGCCGCGAGTGGTACGCTGTGGCAAGGGCAAGTGCAACAACTGAAATGGCAACGTTACAACTTTGGTCAGGTCTCTTGGCAACTTCAACCGAGCAAGTTATTCAGCGGTAAGGTTCAAGCTAGCGTACGTTTAGGTCGTGGTAACCCGTGGCAGTTACGCGCTCGTGGTGTGGTGGGGTATGGCTTTTCAGGCGCTTACGCCCAGACGGTAATCGCCTCGATGCCTGCCAAAGAAGTATTGAAATTTGCGCCACGTTTACCAGTGCCAATTGATATTTCAGGGCAGTTAGAGTTAAGCATTGCATCAGTACAATACGCCGCACCATATTGCCAATCAGGACAGGGTAATTTGGTGTGGAACACGGACAAGATCGGTACCCCATTAGCTGAGCTTGAAGTTGGTCCAGTGGTGGCGGATTTCACGTGTGATAACAGCCAAATTAAAGTGGTGGGTAAGCAGCAAAGCGAGCAAGTACAAAGTGGTTTTAATCTCGATTTGATGTCTAATCGTAGTTACACCACAACGGCTTGGTTTAAGCCGCAGGCTGAGATGCCAAGCGAATTCACGCAGCAGCTCAAGTGGCTCTCACAGCCTGATAATCAAGGTCGCTATCAGTTCACCTATCGAGGTCGAATTTAG